In Aestuariibaculum lutulentum, one DNA window encodes the following:
- the nagB gene encoding glucosamine-6-phosphate deaminase has protein sequence MRVDITDYKSIAYREAGKFEETRFEKIHNVIFESSHEASLIVAKEIASLIRDKQSQGQPCILGLATGSSPIKVYEELVRMHKEEGLCFSNVVTFNLDEYYPMDKNNIQSYYYFMHEHLFNHIDILSENINIPDGKVPTDELYQFCIDYEMKIKSYGGLDFQLLGIGRTGHIGFNEPGSHLNSGTRSITLDHITRVDAASSFLGIDNVPRKAITMGIGTIKSAKRIVLLAWGNNKAEIIQQAIEGDITPNIPATYLQEHHNTTFVLDHEAALELTRVKTPWLVTSCLWTNILKLKAVVWLSELLNKPILKLTDKDYNDNGMSGLLTEEGTAYDLNIKMFNQLQHTITGWPGGKPNADDTYRPERATPEKKRIIIFSPHPDDDVISMGGTFDRLVEQGHEVHVAYQTSGNIAVSDEESLKFAEIANLFEPNAEIDKIISYLKTKRESDIDCLEVRNLKGKIRRSESLGATRYLNLKDENVHFLDLPFYETGTIKKGHLTSADISIMCNLIESIKPHQIYAAGDLADPHGTHRVCLNALFMALEELKSKPYMNDCWVWLYRGAWHEWESYEIDMAIPMSPDQVLKKRHAIFYHQSQKDGVMFQGDDSREFWVRAEDRNRLTAKKYNDLGLAEYAAIEAFKRYHF, from the coding sequence ATGAGAGTAGATATTACTGATTATAAAAGTATAGCCTACAGAGAGGCTGGAAAATTTGAAGAAACGCGCTTTGAAAAAATTCACAATGTTATTTTCGAATCTTCTCATGAAGCTTCATTAATTGTTGCTAAGGAAATAGCATCACTAATTCGTGATAAACAGTCGCAAGGACAACCATGTATACTTGGCTTAGCAACCGGATCATCTCCTATTAAAGTTTACGAAGAACTGGTTCGTATGCACAAAGAAGAAGGTTTATGTTTCTCTAATGTAGTTACTTTTAATCTCGATGAATACTATCCCATGGATAAAAATAATATTCAGAGTTACTACTACTTTATGCATGAACACCTGTTCAACCACATAGATATACTTTCTGAAAACATTAATATTCCTGATGGCAAAGTGCCTACCGACGAACTGTATCAATTCTGTATAGATTATGAAATGAAAATCAAATCTTATGGCGGATTAGACTTTCAATTGTTAGGTATTGGACGTACAGGCCATATCGGTTTTAACGAACCCGGATCACACCTCAACTCCGGTACGCGAAGCATTACTTTAGATCACATTACACGTGTTGATGCTGCTTCGTCATTTTTAGGAATAGATAACGTTCCGCGTAAAGCCATTACTATGGGAATTGGCACCATAAAAAGTGCTAAACGCATTGTTTTATTAGCTTGGGGAAACAATAAAGCTGAAATTATACAACAAGCCATTGAGGGCGACATAACCCCAAACATTCCTGCAACCTATTTACAGGAACACCACAACACAACCTTTGTGTTAGACCATGAAGCTGCTTTAGAACTAACCCGTGTAAAAACCCCTTGGTTAGTTACTTCTTGTTTATGGACCAATATTTTAAAATTAAAAGCTGTGGTTTGGCTAAGTGAATTACTAAATAAACCTATTTTAAAACTAACTGATAAAGATTATAACGATAATGGCATGTCTGGTTTATTAACCGAAGAAGGCACTGCTTACGATTTAAACATTAAAATGTTTAATCAATTACAACATACCATAACAGGATGGCCTGGAGGAAAACCTAATGCTGATGATACTTACCGTCCTGAACGCGCAACACCAGAAAAAAAGCGCATCATCATTTTTAGCCCGCACCCAGACGACGACGTCATTTCTATGGGTGGCACTTTCGATCGCCTTGTGGAGCAAGGTCACGAGGTACATGTGGCTTACCAAACCTCAGGAAACATCGCTGTTTCGGACGAAGAAAGCTTGAAATTTGCAGAAATAGCAAACCTTTTCGAACCGAATGCAGAAATCGATAAAATAATTTCATACCTCAAAACAAAGCGAGAGAGCGACATCGACTGTTTAGAAGTACGAAATCTTAAAGGCAAAATACGTCGTAGCGAATCGCTTGGCGCCACGCGTTATTTAAACTTAAAAGATGAAAACGTACACTTTTTAGATCTTCCGTTTTACGAAACCGGAACCATTAAAAAAGGGCATTTAACTTCAGCTGATATCAGCATTATGTGTAACCTGATTGAAAGCATAAAACCGCATCAAATATATGCCGCCGGCGATTTAGCCGATCCGCATGGTACACATCGTGTGTGTTTAAATGCCTTGTTTATGGCTTTAGAAGAATTAAAATCAAAACCTTACATGAACGATTGCTGGGTTTGGCTCTATCGTGGTGCCTGGCATGAATGGGAATCCTACGAAATAGACATGGCCATACCTATGAGTCCCGATCAGGTACTTAAAAAACGTCATGCCATTTTCTATCACCAGTCGCAAAAAGACGGGGTGATGTTTCAAGGCGACGATTCCAGAGAATTCTGGGTACGCGCTGAAGACCGTAACCGCTTAACCGCAAAAAAATACAATGATTTAGGCTTAGCCGAATATGCTGCTATTGAAGCCTTTAAACGCTACCATTTTTAA
- a CDS encoding beta-N-acetylhexosaminidase, translating into MNRLLAILCLITLNCFSQSNLKETYNLMPWPKSIEENNQRFVIDENLTVSIDGDSPKRVQHAVTSFLRRLSNRSGVFINEGFAMPLSENKQASIQISYKESAKLIIEDDESYQLDVQSNKVSLVANTDVGAIRGLETLLQLLTNTNSEYYLPGVSISDAPRFVWRGLMIDVSRHFHPIDVIKRNLDAMASVKMNVFHWHLTDDQGFRIESKTYPKLHELASDGLYYTQEQIKDIVEYASILGIRVIPEFDVPGHATAILTAYPELGSKPGATYKIERYSGVFDPTLDPTNEDVYVFLENLFTEIAPLFPDSYFHIGGDENEGKHWDANEHIQLFKKEHNLATNHDLQTYFNIRLEKILKKLDKKLVGWDEIMTPNMPKTAIIHSWRGEHEGLAKGGTLIEAAKKGYNTILSNGFYIDRMESVVKHYQTEPIGDVQLTEDERNRILGGEVTMWSELVTPLTIDSRIWPRTAAIAERLWSQKDITDVDKMLKRLEVINYRLEEVGITHIRNKGVILRNLSNNQDISGLEILSNVCEPLKIYSRNEGGTEYKTYSPFTLFADACNVDANDALKFKKAVTNYTESPNEAHKSDIITLLESWAKNHKAFQKIDKSPKIAPLESLSFNLSESAKFLLKLSQKEKLSKNDIKSFKSRIETLKQPFADVELVIVNDMEKLFEALK; encoded by the coding sequence ATGAATAGATTACTTGCTATACTTTGCCTCATTACTTTAAATTGTTTCTCTCAATCCAATTTGAAAGAGACTTATAATTTAATGCCCTGGCCAAAATCAATAGAGGAAAACAACCAACGTTTTGTTATAGATGAAAACCTAACGGTATCCATTGATGGTGACTCCCCAAAACGGGTTCAGCATGCAGTGACTTCATTTTTAAGACGCCTGTCAAACAGAAGTGGCGTGTTTATCAATGAAGGTTTTGCAATGCCTTTATCTGAAAACAAGCAAGCATCTATTCAAATATCTTATAAAGAATCTGCTAAGTTAATCATTGAAGACGACGAGTCGTACCAATTAGATGTACAGTCTAATAAAGTATCGCTTGTTGCCAATACAGATGTTGGGGCTATTCGAGGATTGGAAACACTTTTACAATTATTAACGAACACCAATTCTGAATACTATCTACCCGGTGTTTCTATCTCCGATGCCCCACGTTTTGTATGGCGTGGCTTAATGATTGACGTTTCCAGACACTTTCATCCCATAGACGTTATAAAACGCAATCTCGATGCTATGGCTTCTGTAAAAATGAATGTCTTTCACTGGCATTTAACAGACGACCAAGGCTTTAGAATTGAGTCGAAAACCTATCCCAAACTACACGAATTGGCTTCCGACGGACTATACTATACTCAAGAACAAATCAAGGACATTGTAGAGTATGCCTCTATTCTTGGCATTCGAGTAATTCCGGAATTTGATGTGCCGGGCCATGCTACCGCCATTTTAACCGCCTATCCAGAACTTGGAAGCAAACCGGGAGCAACCTATAAAATTGAACGTTATTCGGGTGTTTTCGATCCCACTTTAGACCCGACTAACGAGGATGTATATGTTTTTTTAGAAAACCTATTTACTGAAATAGCACCCCTATTCCCAGATAGCTATTTTCATATTGGTGGTGACGAAAACGAAGGCAAACACTGGGATGCTAACGAGCATATTCAGCTATTTAAAAAAGAACATAATCTTGCTACCAACCACGATTTACAAACCTATTTTAATATCCGATTAGAAAAAATTCTGAAAAAACTGGATAAAAAACTGGTTGGCTGGGATGAAATTATGACACCAAATATGCCGAAAACAGCCATTATTCATTCGTGGAGAGGTGAACATGAAGGCTTAGCAAAGGGCGGAACCTTAATTGAAGCTGCTAAAAAAGGGTATAACACCATTTTATCTAACGGATTTTATATTGACCGCATGGAATCTGTGGTGAAACATTACCAAACCGAACCGATTGGAGATGTACAACTAACCGAAGACGAACGAAACCGTATTTTAGGTGGCGAAGTCACCATGTGGAGCGAACTGGTAACACCATTAACCATCGACTCCAGAATCTGGCCAAGAACAGCTGCCATAGCCGAGCGCTTATGGTCACAAAAAGACATTACGGATGTTGATAAGATGCTGAAACGTTTAGAAGTTATTAATTATAGATTGGAAGAGGTTGGCATTACCCATATTAGAAACAAAGGGGTAATTTTAAGAAACCTGAGTAATAATCAGGATATTTCAGGATTGGAAATACTTTCTAATGTTTGTGAACCGCTTAAAATTTACAGCCGAAATGAAGGCGGTACCGAGTATAAAACCTACTCGCCTTTCACCCTATTTGCCGATGCCTGTAATGTAGACGCCAACGATGCTTTAAAATTTAAAAAAGCCGTTACAAACTATACTGAATCACCTAACGAAGCGCACAAATCGGATATTATTACGCTATTGGAATCTTGGGCAAAAAACCATAAAGCTTTTCAAAAAATAGATAAAAGCCCTAAGATAGCACCGCTGGAATCTTTATCGTTTAACCTTTCGGAAAGTGCTAAGTTTTTATTGAAGCTGTCACAAAAAGAAAAGCTATCGAAGAATGACATAAAATCATTCAAATCTCGAATAGAAACCTTAAAACAACCTTTCGCAGATGTTGAATTGGTTATTGTAAACGATATGGAAAAACTATTTGAAGCCTTAAAATAA
- a CDS encoding DUF3157 family protein, whose translation MKSIVFLLLLFITSVSFAQNNYIVKTEDGRKVLLKADYTWEYIDAMPKDAPKKDISEAISVKDDACKLGEGFEEPKLNNKIQSQLKKGRATIDDVKAKVAKDYNCSVEEVVLISASEQKSKGRYQFCANGKKVDYKRTGFTIIEAGKLF comes from the coding sequence ATGAAATCAATAGTTTTCCTTTTATTACTTTTTATCACATCTGTATCGTTTGCTCAAAATAATTATATTGTTAAAACCGAAGATGGTCGAAAAGTTCTGTTAAAAGCTGATTACACCTGGGAATATATTGATGCCATGCCTAAGGATGCTCCCAAAAAGGATATTTCTGAAGCTATATCTGTAAAAGATGATGCATGTAAATTGGGTGAAGGTTTTGAAGAACCTAAACTAAACAATAAAATTCAATCGCAGTTAAAAAAGGGCAGAGCGACTATTGATGATGTAAAAGCTAAAGTGGCTAAAGATTATAATTGCTCGGTAGAAGAGGTTGTTTTAATATCTGCCTCAGAGCAAAAATCTAAAGGCAGATATCAGTTTTGTGCCAATGGGAAAAAGGTCGATTATAAGCGAACCGGGTTTACCATTATTGAAGCAGGTAAATTATTTTAA
- a CDS encoding M61 family metallopeptidase — MRRILFIFLLVSSCFRIKAQVASNYNISFENAGHHEAVVDAVFTDLTEKTVEFRMSRTSPGRYALHEFMKNVYGVKVTDGKGKVLKTSRPDPYSWEVSGHDGTIKVHYILFANRGGGTYSQIDDTHAHLNMPATFLYVPSLEDKAMEVTFNVREDLKWKVATQLKHVKDNTYYAENLQYFMDSPTEISNFSERSFQVNGQTINFVLHHNGTEAELDDYFNRVKKIVLEEEQVYGELPKFDYGEYTFLVCYISNASGDGMEHRNSTIVTNTRSLADGGMDANLGTVAHEFFHCWNVERIRPDTLEPFDFEEANMSGELWFAEGFTSYYTTLTLCRAGLISEEQYVNSITGTFNYVWNSPARQFFNPIEMSYQAPFVDAARSVDPVNRDNTFISYYSYGNMLGLALDLSLRQNGLNLDDLMKLVWNKYGKNEKPYTVEDLHNTLNEYAGEAFGSHFFKNYIYKSDMPEMKALLSSVGVTLTQDLDKPDFGVSVNDEGFISKNTIIGTAAYNAGLEEGDRILKVDGIDFTTSNNFNVLIASLKPYDVIKIEFERFGVPKRTKVTLLPNRAYSLSPFEANNLKLNAKQKTARKAWLSSKQLN, encoded by the coding sequence ATGCGTAGAATTCTTTTCATTTTCCTTTTAGTTTCAAGTTGTTTTAGAATCAAGGCACAAGTGGCCTCAAACTATAATATTTCCTTTGAAAATGCCGGACATCACGAAGCGGTTGTTGACGCCGTTTTTACGGATTTAACGGAAAAAACTGTAGAATTTAGAATGAGTAGAACCTCACCAGGTCGTTATGCTTTGCATGAATTTATGAAGAATGTTTACGGCGTTAAGGTAACCGATGGTAAAGGAAAGGTATTAAAAACATCAAGACCCGATCCGTATTCCTGGGAGGTTTCCGGACATGACGGGACCATAAAAGTGCATTATATTTTATTCGCTAATCGAGGTGGCGGCACCTATTCTCAAATAGATGATACCCATGCGCATTTAAATATGCCGGCAACTTTTTTGTATGTGCCGAGTTTAGAAGATAAAGCTATGGAAGTCACTTTTAATGTGCGTGAAGATTTGAAATGGAAAGTTGCAACACAATTAAAGCATGTAAAAGACAATACCTACTACGCCGAAAACTTGCAGTATTTTATGGATAGCCCAACCGAGATAAGCAATTTTAGTGAACGTTCTTTTCAGGTAAACGGACAAACCATAAACTTCGTATTGCATCATAACGGCACTGAAGCGGAATTAGATGATTATTTTAACCGCGTTAAGAAAATTGTTCTAGAGGAAGAACAGGTGTATGGCGAATTGCCAAAGTTCGATTATGGTGAGTATACTTTTTTGGTGTGTTATATTTCTAACGCTTCAGGCGATGGTATGGAGCATAGAAATTCAACCATTGTTACCAACACACGTAGTTTGGCCGATGGCGGAATGGATGCGAATTTAGGAACAGTCGCTCACGAGTTTTTTCATTGCTGGAACGTAGAGCGTATTCGTCCTGATACCTTGGAGCCGTTCGATTTTGAAGAGGCTAATATGAGTGGAGAACTTTGGTTTGCCGAAGGCTTTACCAGTTATTACACTACTTTAACCTTATGTAGAGCAGGTTTAATCAGTGAAGAGCAATATGTCAATAGCATTACCGGAACATTTAATTATGTATGGAATTCTCCGGCGAGACAATTTTTCAATCCTATTGAAATGAGTTATCAGGCGCCGTTTGTTGATGCGGCTCGTTCAGTAGATCCGGTGAATAGAGACAATACATTCATTTCTTATTATTCATACGGAAATATGCTTGGCCTGGCTTTAGACTTGTCGTTGCGTCAAAACGGATTAAATCTCGATGATCTTATGAAACTGGTTTGGAACAAATATGGAAAAAATGAAAAGCCATATACGGTTGAAGATTTGCATAATACGTTAAATGAATATGCCGGAGAAGCTTTTGGCTCTCACTTTTTTAAGAATTATATCTACAAAAGTGATATGCCTGAAATGAAGGCTTTATTAAGTTCTGTAGGTGTGACTTTAACTCAGGATTTAGATAAACCCGATTTTGGAGTTTCAGTAAACGACGAAGGTTTTATTTCCAAAAACACCATTATCGGAACAGCAGCATATAACGCCGGACTGGAAGAAGGTGACAGAATTTTAAAGGTAGACGGAATAGATTTCACAACTTCAAATAACTTTAATGTTTTAATAGCTAGTTTAAAACCATATGATGTTATAAAAATTGAGTTTGAACGGTTTGGTGTGCCGAAGAGAACAAAAGTGACTTTACTACCAAACAGAGCATATAGCTTAAGCCCGTTTGAAGCTAACAATCTAAAGTTGAATGCCAAACAAAAAACGGCCAGAAAGGCTTGGTTGTCTTCTAAGCAATTAAACTAA
- a CDS encoding flotillin family protein, whose product MLTLITQDAFSFGLPMAVIAAIMFIFVFFIVLIRRYKRCPSDRILVVYGKVAGGQSAKCIHGGAAFIFPVIQDYEFLDLTPISIEVNLVNALSKQNIRVNVPSRFTIGVSTEPGIMQNAAERLLGLSMSDVQELAKEIIFGQLRLVVASMDIEEINSDRDKFLTNISQSVESELKKVGLKLINVNITDIVDESGYIEALGKEAAAHAINAARKSVAEKNRDGSIGEADAVQDERTKVAELNAKAKIGEANAMQNERTQVAAANAQAMIGEANANQTERVQTASAIAKAKIGEAEALKEERIKISEANARAIDGENVAKISIAESDALRREKEAEAEKRAIASEKVQAARALEEAYAAEQLAEVARAERERSSQMADIIVPAEIDKKKVEIDAEAEAENIRRRAKGEADAILFKAQAEAQGIYEVLTKQAAGLDEIVKAAGNNSRDAVLLLIADKLPELVKLQSEAIKNIKIDKVTVWDNGSTKDGKSSTANFLSGMYKSVPPLQDMFNMAGMQLPEYLKGKDVEVKSESTITDSTDIEESPTDKE is encoded by the coding sequence ATGCTAACACTTATTACTCAGGACGCCTTTAGTTTTGGGCTTCCTATGGCTGTTATTGCGGCCATCATGTTCATTTTTGTATTTTTTATTGTACTTATTCGCCGTTATAAACGCTGTCCTTCCGATCGCATTTTAGTGGTTTATGGTAAAGTAGCTGGCGGACAATCGGCTAAATGTATTCACGGGGGTGCTGCCTTTATTTTTCCGGTTATTCAGGATTATGAATTTCTGGATTTAACACCTATTTCTATTGAAGTAAATCTGGTTAACGCCCTGTCAAAACAAAACATCCGTGTTAATGTACCATCGCGTTTTACTATTGGTGTGTCTACCGAACCTGGTATTATGCAAAATGCTGCCGAGCGTTTATTAGGTCTATCAATGAGTGATGTTCAGGAGTTAGCAAAAGAAATTATTTTCGGTCAGTTGCGTTTAGTAGTTGCTTCTATGGACATTGAGGAAATCAATTCCGACAGAGATAAATTCTTAACCAATATTTCACAAAGTGTTGAATCGGAGCTTAAAAAAGTAGGTTTAAAACTGATTAACGTTAACATTACAGATATTGTTGATGAGTCTGGTTACATCGAAGCTTTAGGTAAAGAAGCTGCTGCACACGCTATAAACGCGGCTCGTAAATCGGTTGCCGAGAAAAACAGAGATGGATCTATTGGTGAAGCCGATGCCGTTCAGGATGAAAGAACTAAAGTTGCCGAATTGAACGCCAAAGCAAAAATTGGTGAGGCCAACGCGATGCAAAATGAAAGAACTCAGGTAGCAGCAGCTAACGCACAAGCTATGATTGGTGAAGCTAATGCCAATCAAACCGAAAGGGTGCAGACTGCCAGCGCCATAGCAAAAGCTAAAATTGGTGAGGCCGAGGCTTTAAAAGAAGAGCGTATTAAAATATCGGAAGCCAATGCACGTGCCATCGACGGAGAAAACGTTGCTAAAATTTCGATTGCTGAATCTGATGCTTTAAGACGTGAAAAAGAAGCTGAAGCTGAAAAACGAGCGATTGCCTCTGAAAAAGTTCAGGCTGCAAGAGCATTAGAAGAAGCCTATGCTGCAGAGCAACTTGCCGAGGTTGCCAGAGCCGAACGTGAGCGTTCATCACAAATGGCCGATATTATCGTTCCAGCCGAAATTGATAAAAAGAAAGTAGAAATTGATGCTGAAGCTGAAGCTGAAAATATTAGAAGACGTGCAAAAGGGGAAGCCGATGCGATTTTATTTAAAGCACAAGCCGAAGCACAAGGTATTTACGAAGTCTTAACCAAACAAGCAGCCGGTCTTGATGAAATTGTAAAGGCTGCCGGAAACAATTCCAGAGATGCTGTGTTATTATTGATTGCCGACAAACTTCCTGAGTTGGTTAAATTACAATCTGAAGCTATTAAAAATATCAAGATTGATAAAGTTACCGTTTGGGATAATGGCAGTACTAAAGATGGCAAATCATCTACTGCAAATTTCCTTTCTGGCATGTATAAATCGGTGCCTCCATTACAAGACATGTTTAATATGGCCGGTATGCAATTACCGGAATATTTAAAAGGAAAAGATGTTGAAGTTAAATCGGAATCAACGATAACAGATAGTACTGATATCGAGGAATCTCCAACAGATAAAGAGTAA
- a CDS encoding aminotransferase-like domain-containing protein — translation MKTVNSPVESLFEKLITFDKVLPKPIYMQVAEQIINLIQRGYVLKGTLLPGTRVLSQLLKVHRNTAVAIYDELASQGWVEIQPNKGTFVLVPEQHTAKITAPIQQIDQAYTYSKTTGFPFQTALHLAPTIQITNAKYSISDGKPDLRLHPVHQFSKWYSAAMKRKTLIPKWNRAGEQIHSIFENQLCNYLNATRGFHINPGNIVNTRSTEMSLYIVSQLLIKPKDVVLVGQLSNYESNMIFQEVGASIKTIPVDEDGLDVDYIKTHFVKGTIRCVYVCAQRDYPTTRTLSAERRLKLLELAKQYGFAIIEDDYDYDFQYEGSAMLPMASADANGMVIYLGKLGQSLFPSFQTGFVVAPDNLISEAKNYLQLLDKQGDLIQEQMLAGLINEGEISRLIKKNIIVYKQRRDVLCELLKNHFGDKVSFEIPSGGLALWLQFEPKISLVKLAEASEKHDLFIPKTILYQDKNTCAIRLGFGQLTEEEIEVVVEKLYRAYSQVVLK, via the coding sequence TTGAAAACAGTAAATAGTCCGGTTGAAAGTCTTTTTGAAAAACTTATCACTTTTGATAAAGTATTACCGAAGCCCATATATATGCAGGTTGCCGAGCAGATTATTAATTTAATTCAACGAGGCTATGTATTAAAAGGCACACTATTACCTGGAACACGTGTATTGAGTCAGTTGTTAAAAGTGCATAGAAATACGGCTGTTGCTATTTATGATGAGTTGGCTTCACAAGGTTGGGTAGAAATTCAACCAAATAAAGGTACTTTTGTTTTAGTACCGGAACAGCATACTGCTAAGATAACCGCACCAATACAACAAATCGATCAGGCATATACGTATTCAAAAACTACAGGTTTTCCTTTTCAAACGGCATTACATTTAGCGCCTACTATTCAAATTACGAATGCCAAATACAGTATTAGCGATGGAAAACCCGATTTAAGATTACATCCAGTTCATCAGTTTTCAAAGTGGTATAGTGCGGCCATGAAACGAAAAACGTTAATACCAAAATGGAATAGAGCAGGAGAGCAAATACATTCCATTTTCGAAAATCAGCTCTGTAATTATTTGAACGCAACACGCGGATTTCACATTAATCCGGGAAATATTGTGAATACCCGAAGTACCGAAATGAGTCTATATATCGTGTCTCAGCTGCTTATAAAACCTAAGGATGTGGTATTGGTAGGGCAGTTGAGTAATTACGAATCCAATATGATTTTTCAGGAAGTTGGCGCGAGTATTAAAACGATTCCTGTTGATGAGGATGGACTGGATGTAGATTATATTAAAACGCATTTTGTAAAAGGGACTATTCGGTGTGTTTATGTTTGTGCTCAACGTGATTATCCAACTACAAGGACGCTTAGTGCGGAGCGACGCTTAAAATTATTGGAATTGGCTAAACAATATGGTTTTGCGATTATTGAAGATGATTACGATTACGATTTTCAATACGAAGGCTCGGCCATGCTACCCATGGCGAGTGCCGATGCTAATGGTATGGTTATCTATCTTGGTAAGTTGGGGCAATCTCTATTTCCAAGTTTTCAAACAGGGTTTGTAGTGGCGCCAGATAATTTAATTTCAGAAGCCAAAAACTATTTGCAATTACTCGATAAACAAGGTGATTTAATTCAGGAACAAATGTTGGCAGGATTAATTAATGAAGGCGAAATTTCTCGGCTTATAAAAAAGAATATTATTGTTTACAAGCAACGGCGTGATGTTTTATGCGAGTTATTAAAAAATCATTTTGGAGACAAAGTCAGTTTTGAAATTCCTTCAGGAGGTTTGGCATTGTGGTTGCAATTTGAACCAAAAATTTCTTTAGTAAAGCTTGCTGAAGCATCTGAAAAGCATGATTTGTTCATTCCAAAAACCATTTTATATCAGGATAAAAATACCTGTGCTATTCGTTTGGGATTTGGACAGTTAACAGAAGAGGAGATTGAGGTGGTAGTAGAGAAACTTTATAGAGCATACAGTCAAGTGGTATTAAAATAA